The following proteins are co-located in the Dyadobacter chenwenxiniae genome:
- a CDS encoding lytic transglycosylase domain-containing protein has translation MALSIAIMGNEPVSEVGVEKKELKETTIIDSDLLAIDFCGEAIPLTELRIAERYQNMIRNYDNPIFRKLMTKTQKRIKIIEPILKKYGVPADFKYLPIIESAMSDDAKSHRGAGGYWQLMPSTAKSLGLVVNETRDDRKHLVKSTHAAGKYLRNLYRQLGSWTLVAAAYNAGPTHIQNKLDAQNKDDYFKLRLNSETTRYIYKILAVKEWFNNPERSKEWGSGDVVDRLSEFKQDQKKAALQMEKAESELEKAALLEKAELQLASESGKLVAGS, from the coding sequence ATGGCCCTCTCAATCGCAATAATGGGTAATGAACCAGTGAGCGAGGTGGGGGTGGAAAAGAAGGAACTGAAAGAGACAACAATTATAGATTCAGATCTTCTTGCTATTGACTTTTGTGGCGAAGCCATCCCATTAACAGAGCTTCGAATCGCTGAGCGATATCAGAACATGATCAGAAATTACGACAATCCTATATTTCGTAAGCTGATGACAAAGACCCAAAAAAGAATCAAGATTATAGAACCGATTCTTAAAAAGTACGGAGTACCAGCCGATTTCAAATATCTCCCAATAATAGAGAGTGCCATGAGTGACGACGCCAAGTCGCACCGGGGCGCGGGGGGCTACTGGCAGTTAATGCCTTCGACAGCAAAATCTCTGGGGCTCGTTGTAAATGAAACCAGGGACGACCGCAAACATCTCGTCAAATCAACGCACGCGGCAGGAAAATATCTCCGCAATCTTTATCGTCAACTTGGTTCATGGACACTGGTTGCTGCAGCTTATAATGCAGGGCCGACGCACATTCAGAATAAGCTTGATGCCCAGAACAAGGACGATTACTTTAAGCTGCGTTTAAACTCAGAAACAACACGTTATATTTATAAGATACTGGCTGTCAAAGAATGGTTCAACAACCCCGAAAGAAGCAAAGAATGGGGAAGCGGTGATGTAGTTGACCGTCTGTCGGAATTCAAACAGGACCAGAAGAAGGCTGCATTGCAAATGGAGAAGGCTGAATCCGAATTGGAAAAAGCTGCTTTGCTGGAAAAAGCGGAATTGCAACTTGCAAGCGAGTCGGGCAAGCTGGTTGCCGGCTCCTGA
- a CDS encoding alpha/beta hydrolase, which produces MKKLIGLLVALALYATPDKSMAQNEVINLWPEGKIPNFKANTIEEKSVTDESNILRISGVSVPTMTAFIVPKEKATGAAVMICPGGGYGILAASHEGSDFAKWFNDRGISAFVLKYRLPSEKTMTHQHEVPLMDAMQAMKLIRQSAGKWNIDVNKIGVMGFSAGGHLAATLSTHFNKGEKASPESKPNFSILIYPVISLTAELAHGGSRENLLGAEKSDELIRYYSNELQVSTETPPAFLVHAMDDTGVPPENSIAYYLALKKQKIPSEMHLYPKGGHGYGMRTEGKGSLANWPAAMDGWLKSLGYVKN; this is translated from the coding sequence ATGAAAAAACTAATTGGTCTCCTGGTCGCATTGGCCTTATATGCTACTCCCGATAAATCCATGGCTCAAAATGAAGTGATTAATCTGTGGCCGGAAGGCAAAATCCCCAATTTCAAAGCAAATACTATTGAGGAAAAGTCGGTGACCGACGAAAGCAACATTCTAAGAATCAGCGGTGTTTCGGTTCCTACAATGACCGCTTTTATAGTTCCAAAAGAAAAAGCGACGGGTGCAGCGGTGATGATCTGCCCGGGTGGAGGTTATGGAATCCTGGCTGCTTCACACGAAGGAAGTGATTTTGCCAAGTGGTTTAACGACCGCGGAATTTCTGCTTTTGTGCTGAAATACAGATTACCAAGCGAAAAAACAATGACGCATCAGCATGAAGTGCCCCTAATGGACGCCATGCAAGCGATGAAACTGATCCGGCAAAGCGCCGGAAAATGGAACATTGATGTGAATAAAATCGGTGTCATGGGTTTCTCGGCAGGCGGTCACCTGGCAGCAACATTGTCAACGCATTTTAACAAAGGCGAAAAAGCGTCTCCTGAAAGCAAACCCAATTTCTCGATCTTAATTTACCCTGTCATTTCCCTGACCGCGGAACTAGCCCACGGCGGCTCGCGCGAAAATCTTTTAGGCGCCGAAAAATCAGATGAACTGATCAGATATTACTCCAATGAACTCCAAGTAAGCACCGAAACGCCTCCCGCATTCCTCGTTCACGCCATGGACGACACCGGCGTGCCTCCTGAAAACAGCATTGCCTATTACCTGGCTCTAAAAAAGCAAAAAATCCCTTCTGAAATGCACCTTTACCCAAAAGGCGGCCACGGCTACGGCATGCGAACCGAAGGAAAAGGCTCCCTGGCGAACTGGCCTGCGGCAATGGACGGCTGGCTAAAATCGCTGGGATATGTGAAGAATTGA
- a CDS encoding molybdopterin molybdotransferase MoeA, which produces MVTVNEAKQKIIANVQALSVQTVEVRKALGYVLANDILAPMSLPSFRQSSMDGYAILDTDILEKDTILSLSGESKAGQTITQTLVSGNAIRIFTGAPVPDGATAVVMQENTSAENGTITIREFPVQAGKNVRNIGQQIQKGAVALEGGTFLSPGSIGFLHGMNIWEASVHSKPKVGLLITGDELLHKGDAIVHGKIFESNSSMLAAALEKEGIADLEIKYAEDDLESTIKGLSELAENNDVVLASGGISVGDYDFVGKAVEALGAKTIFYKVRQKPGKPLLFAKRNEKLIFALPGNPASSLVCYYEYVLPALRIMSGLKDPFLTTLKMPVKYAYSFQGERDEFLKGLIVNGEVIPLDGQESFALRSFAIANAIVYLPVEQNVVKEGDLVEVHLLPF; this is translated from the coding sequence ATGGTTACCGTTAACGAGGCTAAACAAAAGATTATTGCAAATGTGCAGGCACTATCTGTTCAAACCGTGGAGGTTCGGAAGGCGCTGGGGTATGTTTTGGCCAATGATATTTTAGCGCCCATGTCCTTGCCGTCGTTCAGGCAATCGTCTATGGATGGCTACGCCATTTTGGACACGGATATTTTAGAAAAAGATACAATCCTCAGTCTTTCAGGGGAGTCAAAGGCGGGGCAAACCATTACGCAAACGCTCGTTTCAGGCAATGCAATTCGGATTTTTACGGGTGCGCCCGTTCCCGATGGCGCCACAGCGGTTGTTATGCAAGAAAACACATCTGCCGAAAACGGAACAATAACCATTCGCGAGTTTCCAGTTCAGGCTGGTAAAAATGTACGAAACATTGGCCAGCAAATTCAAAAAGGCGCTGTTGCGTTGGAGGGAGGCACTTTTTTATCTCCGGGCAGCATTGGGTTTTTGCATGGAATGAACATTTGGGAAGCCAGTGTTCACAGCAAGCCCAAGGTTGGCCTGCTCATTACGGGCGACGAATTGCTGCATAAAGGCGACGCGATCGTGCATGGGAAGATTTTTGAATCAAATTCCAGTATGCTCGCGGCGGCATTAGAAAAAGAAGGAATAGCGGATCTTGAAATTAAATACGCCGAAGACGACCTGGAATCAACCATTAAAGGGCTTAGCGAATTAGCTGAAAACAATGATGTCGTGCTTGCTTCGGGCGGAATTTCGGTGGGCGATTATGACTTTGTAGGAAAGGCAGTGGAAGCATTAGGGGCCAAAACGATTTTTTATAAAGTGCGCCAGAAGCCTGGAAAGCCATTATTATTTGCAAAGAGGAATGAAAAACTCATTTTTGCATTACCCGGAAACCCGGCATCGTCGCTGGTTTGTTACTACGAATATGTGTTGCCAGCATTGAGGATCATGTCAGGCCTGAAAGATCCGTTTTTGACGACGCTGAAAATGCCCGTGAAATACGCTTATTCCTTTCAGGGTGAGCGGGACGAATTTCTTAAAGGCTTAATTGTAAATGGTGAAGTTATACCATTGGATGGCCAGGAATCGTTTGCATTACGTTCATTCGCGATCGCAAATGCCATTGTTTATCTGCCTGTTGAGCAGAATGTCGTGAAGGAAGGTGATCTGGTTGAAGTCCATTTGCTTCCTTTCTGA
- the moaA gene encoding GTP 3',8-cyclase MoaA, whose protein sequence is MSLPIVDTFGRKHTYLRISLTDKCNLRCTYCMPQEDMHFMPSKWLMQAEEIKALAEIFVGMGVDKIRLTGGEPLIRKDVGQIVSDLGKLPTSLTLTTNAVFIDQFIDNLKEAGVNSLNVSLDTLREDRFIAVTKRDHFTKTTGNIRLLLNEGFVVKINMVVMKGINDDEVNDFVRMTLEEPNLHVRFIEFMPFKGNQWDMSKIVSYNDLLSEINNEFDFQQLTGELQDTAHRFQVTGGAGTFGIIGTVTHPFCSGCNRIRLTADGKLKNCLFDTSEVDLLTPLRAGQDVRALIYAHFHKKHFAHGGHVDFTEKHAKSDYEQNRNMIAIGG, encoded by the coding sequence ATGTCCTTACCCATTGTTGATACATTCGGTCGCAAGCACACCTATCTGCGGATTTCGCTGACGGATAAGTGCAATTTGCGGTGCACCTATTGTATGCCGCAGGAGGATATGCACTTCATGCCTTCAAAATGGCTGATGCAGGCGGAAGAAATCAAAGCACTTGCGGAGATTTTTGTAGGAATGGGCGTTGATAAGATCCGGTTAACAGGCGGGGAACCATTGATACGCAAGGACGTCGGCCAGATCGTTTCGGACCTTGGGAAATTACCGACATCATTAACATTGACAACCAACGCTGTTTTCATTGACCAGTTTATTGATAATTTAAAAGAAGCGGGGGTTAATTCACTGAATGTCAGTCTTGATACATTGCGTGAAGATCGATTCATAGCAGTTACCAAGCGCGATCATTTTACCAAAACTACCGGGAATATCCGATTGCTTCTGAACGAAGGTTTTGTTGTCAAAATCAATATGGTGGTTATGAAAGGGATTAACGACGATGAGGTCAATGATTTCGTCCGTATGACCCTGGAAGAACCTAACTTACATGTCCGTTTCATTGAATTTATGCCATTTAAGGGCAATCAGTGGGATATGTCTAAGATTGTTTCCTACAATGATCTGCTTTCGGAAATCAACAATGAATTCGATTTTCAACAGCTGACCGGCGAACTGCAAGATACCGCACATCGTTTTCAGGTCACTGGTGGTGCCGGGACATTTGGAATCATTGGCACCGTCACCCATCCATTCTGCTCCGGCTGCAACCGCATCAGGCTCACCGCCGACGGAAAGCTAAAAAATTGCCTTTTCGACACATCAGAAGTCGATCTCTTAACGCCGCTGCGCGCAGGTCAGGACGTCCGCGCGCTCATCTACGCGCATTTTCACAAAAAACATTTCGCCCACGGCGGCCACGTAGATTTCACAGAAAAACATGCTAAATCAGATTACGAACAAAATCGGAATATGATAGCAATTGGTGGGTAG
- a CDS encoding RES family NAD+ phosphorylase, translating into MLVFRIASRAYASDLQGTGCLYSGGRWHYKGTQIVYTSEHVSLSKLEILANSPFIPKSQTLVTIEIPDEASILDVGKEPLPDNWWQFPYPDALANITEQWIGQGKFWIMKVPSAHSFNEFNYLLNPAHSDHKLAKVIRIEDIYFDKRLK; encoded by the coding sequence ATGCTGGTTTTTCGCATTGCAAGCCGGGCTTATGCAAGTGATCTGCAGGGAACAGGCTGTCTGTATTCTGGCGGCCGATGGCATTATAAGGGAACACAAATTGTTTATACATCTGAGCACGTCTCGCTGTCCAAGTTGGAAATTCTTGCCAATTCTCCATTCATTCCCAAAAGTCAGACATTAGTAACAATAGAAATTCCCGACGAAGCATCCATATTAGACGTCGGCAAAGAACCACTTCCTGACAATTGGTGGCAGTTCCCTTATCCCGACGCACTGGCAAATATAACGGAGCAATGGATCGGGCAGGGTAAATTCTGGATCATGAAAGTCCCATCTGCCCATTCCTTTAATGAGTTCAATTACCTTTTGAATCCGGCGCATTCCGATCACAAGCTGGCTAAGGTTATTCGTATCGAAGACATTTATTTCGATAAAAGACTAAAATAA
- a CDS encoding molybdenum cofactor biosynthesis protein MoaE: MEKVHKPKKVFVQGPISPDFVSKSIASHQSKTEIGAHAIFLGQIRADEKADGLVSGIEYSAYEEMAEKAFHDIREAAFDKFELTCMHIYHSLGIVPTGEISLFVFVSSPHRRAAFEASEYIVEEIKANVPIFGKELVGEAGNYVWKENK; encoded by the coding sequence ATGGAAAAAGTGCATAAGCCTAAAAAAGTGTTTGTTCAAGGGCCGATAAGCCCTGATTTTGTTTCCAAATCCATTGCCAGCCACCAGTCTAAAACAGAGATTGGCGCGCATGCGATTTTTCTGGGCCAGATTCGCGCAGACGAAAAAGCCGACGGCCTTGTAAGCGGGATCGAATATTCGGCTTATGAAGAAATGGCTGAAAAAGCTTTTCATGATATCCGGGAAGCTGCTTTTGACAAATTCGAACTAACCTGCATGCACATTTACCACAGCCTGGGCATTGTTCCCACGGGTGAAATCAGTTTGTTTGTTTTTGTTTCTTCGCCCCATCGCCGCGCCGCATTTGAGGCATCTGAATACATTGTAGAAGAAATAAAAGCCAACGTTCCGATCTTCGGAAAAGAGTTGGTAGGCGAAGCCGGAAATTACGTCTGGAAAGAAAACAAATGA
- a CDS encoding MoaD/ThiS family protein → MSIQVMYYGMLAEITGLANEVWVADQNLTVGEFRSQIMERYPAMREKKFKIAVDQKISQDHVPIDSASEIALLPPFAGG, encoded by the coding sequence ATGAGCATTCAAGTAATGTATTATGGTATGCTGGCGGAGATTACCGGCTTGGCTAACGAGGTTTGGGTCGCGGATCAAAATCTTACGGTAGGGGAGTTTCGCAGCCAGATTATGGAGCGTTATCCGGCCATGCGTGAGAAAAAATTTAAGATCGCCGTGGACCAGAAGATTTCGCAAGATCATGTTCCTATTGACAGCGCATCAGAAATAGCATTGCTACCACCATTTGCCGGCGGTTGA
- the parS gene encoding type II RES/Xre toxin-antitoxin system antitoxin, which translates to MHTQIINIMGGQKAFSQKIDNFLSFIEVTQKGIPISVAQTVQKKMNLSNKQFGEMLNLSESTFQRRIKNKSVLSPAESERVIDFSKIIAKGMDVFEDEGDFNTWLNSPILALGNKKPLALLASSIGREEVLNVLFRIEHGIYS; encoded by the coding sequence ATGCATACACAGATCATCAATATTATGGGAGGACAAAAGGCCTTCTCACAAAAAATTGACAACTTTCTTTCCTTTATTGAAGTTACCCAAAAAGGAATTCCCATTTCGGTTGCGCAGACGGTTCAAAAGAAAATGAATTTGTCGAACAAACAATTTGGCGAAATGTTGAATTTGTCCGAGAGCACTTTTCAGCGTCGCATTAAAAATAAATCGGTGCTGTCACCTGCTGAAAGTGAGCGGGTGATCGACTTTTCTAAAATAATAGCAAAGGGCATGGACGTGTTTGAGGACGAAGGTGACTTTAATACCTGGCTCAACAGTCCTATTCTTGCATTGGGAAATAAAAAACCACTCGCATTATTAGCGTCTTCCATTGGTAGAGAAGAAGTCCTTAATGTGCTTTTTAGAATAGAACACGGCATTTACTCCTAA
- a CDS encoding glycosyltransferase family 87 protein — MRAVNRLLVNQKYLLILFIGVAIFASLQSYFGGLKTFVEGGRLYTTYNNYIIFKQSFFHLIEYKDLYDSFVEEQGDLFKYSPAFALVFGALAVLPDVLGLSLWNILNVAVLFYSIYYLPRLDLRTKGLILVFVVVEMLTATQNEQSNALIAGLFLFTFGFLERGKYWLASFCLVSTIFIKLFGIVGLALFLLYPNKFKLTCTTAAWVILFTALPLLVVDVDQFVFLYKSWANLLANDHSISDGLSVIGWLKTWFKLDVNKTYVSVAGAILFCIPLLRIKQYGNFTFRMLILASIMIWVVIFNHRAESPTFIIAITGVALWYYAQKQKPENYVLLVLAFVFTALSPTDLFPRFIRNEWMKPYVVKAVPCILIWAKITYDLLFVQLSPRIEKQEPDQ; from the coding sequence ATGCGTGCTGTAAACCGTCTTTTAGTTAATCAAAAATATTTGCTGATCCTGTTTATAGGCGTGGCGATCTTTGCCAGCCTGCAGTCCTATTTCGGGGGATTGAAAACTTTTGTTGAGGGTGGCAGGCTTTATACAACTTACAATAACTACATTATATTTAAACAGTCGTTTTTTCACCTCATCGAGTACAAGGATCTGTACGATTCGTTTGTTGAGGAGCAGGGGGATCTTTTTAAATATAGCCCCGCATTTGCGCTCGTTTTCGGCGCTCTAGCGGTCCTTCCCGATGTGCTCGGACTGTCTTTATGGAACATTCTGAATGTAGCGGTGCTTTTTTACTCCATCTATTATCTCCCGCGCCTCGACCTTCGAACCAAAGGGCTAATCCTTGTTTTTGTAGTCGTTGAGATGCTTACTGCCACGCAAAATGAACAAAGCAATGCTTTGATAGCCGGATTATTTCTGTTCACATTCGGATTTCTTGAAAGAGGGAAATACTGGCTGGCGTCGTTTTGTCTCGTTTCCACGATTTTCATAAAGCTGTTCGGGATTGTTGGACTGGCTTTATTCCTCTTGTATCCGAATAAATTCAAGCTTACTTGCACGACGGCTGCATGGGTCATCCTTTTTACAGCGCTGCCATTACTCGTCGTGGACGTTGATCAGTTTGTGTTTTTATACAAAAGCTGGGCAAATCTCCTGGCCAACGACCATTCCATTTCGGACGGTCTTTCGGTGATCGGCTGGCTGAAAACATGGTTCAAGCTGGATGTGAACAAAACTTATGTAAGTGTGGCAGGGGCGATTTTGTTCTGCATTCCGCTTTTGAGAATAAAGCAATACGGCAATTTTACCTTCCGGATGCTCATACTGGCGTCGATCATGATTTGGGTGGTCATTTTTAACCATAGGGCTGAGTCACCTACATTTATCATTGCCATCACCGGCGTAGCGCTATGGTATTATGCACAAAAGCAAAAGCCTGAAAATTACGTGCTTTTGGTGCTCGCATTTGTCTTTACGGCACTCTCGCCAACAGATCTTTTCCCGAGATTTATCAGAAATGAGTGGATGAAGCCATATGTGGTAAAAGCCGTTCCCTGCATCCTTATCTGGGCTAAAATTACTTATGATCTGCTATTTGTGCAGCTCTCGCCCAGGATCGAAAAGCAGGAACCTGACCAATGA
- the moaCB gene encoding bifunctional molybdenum cofactor biosynthesis protein MoaC/MoaB, which translates to MVDITHKSNTLRIATAQAIVQVSKAETITAIRDRNVPKGDVFEMAKAAGFLAVKKTPDLLPDCHPIPVEFTGVNYRIEDLTIIIELTVKTIYKTGVEVEAMHGASVVALTMYDMLKPIDKGVEIRNIRLLEKKGGKSDRKAIPENLRTAVIVCSDSISKGIGEDRSGKKIIEKLEALKLNASDYSIIPDDKNSIQQKVKSLCHADYQLILITGGTGLSYRDVTPEAVSELIEKEIPGIAETARNYGQDRMQTAMLSRSVGGMIGETLVITMPGSTGGVTEYMDALFPQVLHVFSVIEGKKHD; encoded by the coding sequence TTGGTAGACATCACCCATAAAAGTAACACATTACGCATTGCCACTGCGCAAGCGATTGTTCAAGTAAGCAAAGCTGAAACCATTACAGCAATCCGGGATCGTAATGTCCCGAAAGGGGACGTTTTTGAGATGGCAAAAGCTGCTGGTTTTCTTGCTGTAAAAAAGACACCGGACCTTTTACCTGATTGCCATCCCATCCCGGTTGAATTTACAGGAGTGAATTATCGGATTGAGGACTTGACCATTATCATTGAGCTGACGGTCAAGACTATATATAAAACAGGCGTCGAAGTCGAAGCTATGCATGGCGCATCGGTGGTTGCACTTACCATGTATGATATGCTCAAACCCATTGATAAAGGCGTTGAGATCAGGAATATCAGGCTGTTGGAGAAAAAAGGTGGCAAAAGCGACAGAAAAGCCATTCCCGAAAATTTGAGAACCGCCGTTATTGTATGTTCGGATAGTATTTCAAAAGGCATTGGTGAAGATAGATCAGGGAAGAAAATTATTGAAAAGCTGGAAGCACTTAAACTCAATGCAAGCGATTACAGCATTATCCCTGATGATAAGAACAGCATTCAACAAAAGGTGAAAAGCCTTTGTCATGCAGATTATCAGCTTATTTTGATCACAGGCGGAACCGGGTTGTCTTACCGGGATGTTACACCGGAAGCGGTGTCGGAATTAATTGAAAAAGAGATTCCGGGGATTGCGGAAACGGCCAGGAATTACGGTCAGGACCGCATGCAAACTGCTATGTTATCAAGATCTGTTGGAGGCATGATTGGTGAAACACTGGTCATTACAATGCCCGGAAGCACAGGAGGAGTCACCGAATATATGGATGCGCTTTTTCCACAGGTTTTGCACGTTTTCAGTGTAATAGAAGGCAAAAAGCACGATTAA